The sequence TCGATTTTGCTAGTTTCGTAAAAAAGTGGAAAACTCAACTCACAACAAGCAACCAGCTGCATACTTGGCTCTACTTGGTGATCTTGCTGATAATAACTGGGTGAATGATACAGGTGCAACTCATCACCTAACTGAAAATCTCAACAATATCAATATTTGGAATGAGTATGATGGCACTGAACAAGTGGGTGTAGGAAATGGTGAGGCTCTCCATATCGAAAATATTGGTAATGCCTATTTTACCCATAACAACAGATCTTTTCAGTTAAACAATATTATTCATGTTCATCAAATAAAGATCAACTTAATTTCAGTCTCTAAATTCTGCAAAGATAATAACGTCTTTGTTGAATTCTATGCAACTTCTTTTGTTGTGAAGAAAATCCAGTCAAGGACAATTCTGTTGCAACAGATCATAAGCTCATTCTTAAGTCTGCCTTTCCCGTCTTTATTCAATTCAAAAAGCTAATAGAAAATCAAACATATCATAAGCTCAAAATCTTTCAATCATACAATGGTGGAGATTTTAGGAAGTTCACTGATTTCCTTAATAATTCTGATTTCATACATAGGTTTTCATGCCCTCACACATCTGCACAAAATGGCATTGCTGAAAGACGCATTAGACATATCACTGAGTCAGGATTAGCTCTCTTATTTCATGCTTCCATGCCAAAATCTTACTGGGTAGAGGCTTTCTTTACTGCATGTTATCTTATTAACAGACTACATGCATCTCAACATGAGACAAAATCTCCACTACAACTTTTATACAATAAAATAAATGACTGCTCTTTCCTAAAAGTCTTTGGTTGTCTATGTGATCCATGCCTCTGCCCATATGTATCTATTAATCTTGAACCAAGATCACTACCATGTGTATTCATTGGTTACAATGGTGCTCACAAAGGTTATCTATGCTTACATGTACCTACAGGAAGGTTGTATATCTTTCGGCACGTCAAGTTCGTAGAAACAAGCTTCCCATTCGCTGCTAGGCAACAAGTATGTACCACTAAACCCTTTTGCAAGTTATCCATATCCACCAAAATATTTTCATCATCCACCTTTTCTAATACATCATCTGAGAACATTGTTTCTCAACCACCGTCTCCTATGCTACATACTCCACCAATGTCCCCTATTGTGGATAATATGCAGTCACCACCTATATCTCCCAATGAACACAACGACATTAGAATCTCCAACAACAACCACTTCTGCAGCAACACTTCCCTCTACATCACAAtcagcttcaccatctccaccatctccatcaactcCACCTCAACAACATCATATGATCACTAGGTCTAGAGATGGTATCAAGAAGACGATCAACAAACATTGCCTCACAGCAAAAAAATATCCACTTGCAGAGACAACACTCACCGCACCATCTTCTTATACAGAAGCATCAAAAATCCAATATGGATACCACCTATGGATGATGAGATCAATCCACACATTCTTAATGGTACTTGGAGCTATGTACCATATGAGCCATGTATGAATTTAATTGGTTTGAAATGGGTTTTCAAGGTTAAACATAAAGCAGATGGTATAATTGACAGACCAAAAGCTTGACTAGTATCTAAAGCATACAATCAAAGAGAAGGTTTTGATTATGACGAAACCTTCAGTCCTGTGATAAAACCAAGTACTATCAGACTTGTCTTATCAATTGAAGTGGCAAATAGTTGGTCTTTGAGGCAATTAGATGTTCATAACGTTTTCTTACATGGTATTCTGACATAAGATGTTTATATGAAACAACCATTTGGCTATGTTCACCCTGACTATCCAACTCATGTATGCACGTTGAACAAGTCAATATATGAATTGAAGCAAGCTCCATGCACTTGGTTTTCACGGCTAAGTACCTATCTAATTGAACTTGGTTTTAAAGGATCAATTGCAGACAATTCACTCTTTATTAAGAAGAATTCAGATGAAGTAACATATGTCTTGATTTATGTCGATGACATTATAATCACAGGTTCCAATTCTTCTCTTATTACAAATCTAATAGCTTCTCTGAATAATGTGTTTGCAATTAAAGATTTAGGTGACCTCGGCTACTTCTTGGGCATAGAAGTTATTAAGCAAAAAGAATCATTTCTATTGAGTCAACAAAAATACATCACTGATCTGCTTAAAATCACAAAGATAGATGCAACAAAACCAGTTGCTACTACCTTGGATGTGAAAACGAAAATTATTAGAATGGGTACACAAAATTCGAGGATCCTAATCTCTATCGCAGTGTctgtggagcattgcagtatctaTATCTCACTCGCCCTGATATTTCTGTCACATTTAACCAAGTGTGTCAGTTCATGCAAGACCCTTACATCGAGCATTGGGATATAATCAAACGCATACTCAGGTATCACAAGCACACAGTTCAACATGgtttggttttgtgaaaatcttCAGGTATCAGTATTCATGCCTACTCTGACTCTGGTTGCGCTGGGAGTCTCGATGACCGCAGATCCACCAGCGGATATTGCATCTATTTTGGCAATAATCTTGTATCTTGgagtgcaaggaaacaaaaaactgTTTCCAAGTCAAGCACGAAAGCAGAATATAGAGGCATAGCCATAACAACTTCTGAACTAATATGGCTTTAATCATTGTTAAAAGAACTTGGAGTTGAAGTAAGATCTCCGTCAATATGGTGTGACAACTTGGGGGATACATATCTCATAgctaatccagtttttcatgctcATATGAAGCACAtagaaattgattatcactttATGCATGAAAGAGTAACACACAAGCAACTTCTGGTATGGTTCATCACGATTAAAGATCAAATAGCTGACATCTTCACTAAGGGTTTGTCAGTACCAGGGTTTCTTTATCTCAGAAACAAGTTCAACATTTAATAAATCATGTACAACTTGAGGGAGGATGTTAAGGATACAACTATTATCACCCAATCAAAGCCGTAATTGTTGATATATCCTCCAAATCTACAACTGCCAAAATTATGTCGACATTGTAACCTCTGTCAATTACGTAATTGAAGCACAAAAAATATgtaatatttttttataattaaagtCCTATATGTCTCTATATAATGAATGAGGATCCACCATATCAAGTGTGGAACATTTCACAAAATCTTCCTGTTCTGTCTTGTGGTAAAGGTTGAGTCAATGAGGTTTCGTATCAACTTAAATTTTTTGGCTACAATCACTGAAAATAATATCCAATTAGCTGCAACGTCTTCCAcaatatttttaaaaaataaataaaatccaatTGTTAATCTGACACTTCTTAGTTAATTATTGAACAAAAATTTATTCAATTAGCCATGTATTCATTTCATCTTCATctgattttcatcttcttctttttcttcttcactcaaTTCTTCACAGTTGCTCATGGATGCCATGACAATAAAAGAAAAGCTCTTTTGAAGTTCAAATCATCCATTGTCATTGTGCCAGCACATACTCCGGTACGGACCGGTTCTCTTATAGAACCGGTGCCTATACTTGGTGTTGGCCGGTACCTCTTTTTGAGGACCAGTACCTGTACTTTTACCTGGTGTTGTACATGTACctccggtaccggtccggtacaagaccggtaccgggtttttacccgGAAAACATTACAAATTATAATACTAAGTTATACAATATTTCCATTTATACTGGCGCAGATTTGGCGCTTGTGTTTTTTCAGCGTTAACAAGAGCAGAGAAGAGAGACATACACATGCCTGGAGTACAAAACCCACACTGAGAAGCATGGAATCCTGAGGTTCTTTTTTGGATGGTGTGGAATCCATCTTTAATGTTTCCAAGGACTTCATTCGTTGTAATTGAAAACCCATTTATACTGGAAAGAAGTGTCAAGCATGAACGCACTGTAAAATCCTCAACCTTTTCATGCACAGGATCATACTTGGACAAAAGAACAATGCAAGCTCCGCAACCACCTGCAATGGAAACAGATGGGATTATATAGAGGCTAACTATCTCATTTTTGTTAAGAAACTGAAAAATTGTATCATTTGGACTAAATGAATAGGAAACCCCAGAGAAACTAAGCTTCAAAATCAAGCACATCATAAAAATACACCACATTCAGGATTTTTGCTTGTTGACAGCATGTGGACACTCAGCAATATATTAGATCTAAGTTAATGGACTTTTCTCCTAGCAAGCACTACAAAGCCACTGTCCTGGATTCTAAATCCTGTATTTCCGAAAGTATGTGTTTCCAAATAGGAATAGAGATTCTAATCAGTTAATACATGATTGTAACATATCTGTATCCTTTATATGGAAGTGGGGCGTCTGGCGGGTGTGTCCACTGGCTCATTTGCAATACTATGATGAAAAGCATATGATGAATCCCTAGTATGCTAGAAGGCAAAGTATGAATGACACTAATAGATGAAAGAGAAATCTTTATCTTCCCTGTTGTTCTAAGACAgaatgaccaacaaaatcttttcaAATTAGCTTACGATTCATATTCGCGTCGATCTCCTAATGGAGAAAAGAAGGCAGGCTATAATTAAGGGATTTAGCATCATTTTTTATCATTACGAGCTACATTCCATAGGAGTTTATGAGACGCTATACGCGCCACCTCATTCTTAAAAAAAACAC comes from Papaver somniferum cultivar HN1 unplaced genomic scaffold, ASM357369v1 unplaced-scaffold_158, whole genome shotgun sequence and encodes:
- the LOC113337040 gene encoding probable aldehyde oxidase 4, whose translation is MILTEYSEPNAIRPSSSLLFNRRKKSEKRGAATAGGVCSSSKILTRSSSTCGCGACIVLLSKYDPVHEKVEDFTVRSCLTLLSSINGFSITTNEVLGNIKDGFHTIQKRTSGFHASQCGFCTPGMCMSLFSALVNAEKTQAPNLRQYKWKYCIT